In Brachypodium distachyon strain Bd21 chromosome 2, Brachypodium_distachyon_v3.0, whole genome shotgun sequence, one genomic interval encodes:
- the LOC100833067 gene encoding respiratory burst oxidase homolog protein B, translated as MDMADIEAGTVSTDSNSSRRSQDDTATLIPNSGNLEGSSHRATKTTRFKDEDEVVEITLDVQRDSVAIQDVRAVDDGGSGHGGGFDGLSSSSSRGGKLSSKFRQVTNGLKLKNPSKKVPQAPAPKTVRKRFDRSKSTAAVALKGLQFVTAKVGNDGWAAVEKRFNHLQVDGMLLRSRFGKCIGMEGSDEFAMQMFDSLARKRGIVKELLTKDELKDFWEQLSDQGFDNRLQTFFDMVDKNADGRITAEEVKEIIALSASANKLSKIKERADEYTALIMEELDPNNLGYIELEDLEALLLQSPSEAVARSTTTHSSKLSKALSMKLAPSKDTSPFRHYWQELLYFLEENWKRIWVVTLWLSICVVLFIWKFIQYRNRAVFHIMGYCVATAKGAAETLKFNMALVLLPVCRNTITWIRSKTKIGAVVPFNDNINFHKVIAAGVAVGVALHAGAHLTCDFPLLLHASDEKYEPMKPFFGDKRPPNYWWFVKGTAGWTGIVMVVLMSIAFVLAQPWFRRNKLKDTNPLKKMTGFNAFWFTHHLFVIVYALLIVHGSSLYLTKEWYKKSTWMYIAYPVFLYLCERIVRLFRSHDAVKIQKVAVYPGNVLALYMSKPPGFRYRSGQYIFINCRAVSPYEWHPFSITSAPGDDYLSVHIRTRGDWTSRLRAVFSEACRPPADGESGLLRADLSRGITDGNARFPKLLIDGPYGAPAQDYREYDVLLLIGLGIGATPLISIVKDVLNHLQRGGSVGGTEPEASGKPKKRPFMTKRAYFYWVTREEGSFEWFRGVMNEVAEKDKDGVIELHNHCSSVYQEGDARSALIVMLQELQHAKKGVDILSGTSVKTHFARPNWRSVFKRVAVNHENQRVGVFYCGEPVLVPQLRQLSADFTHKTNTKFEFHKENF; from the exons ATGGATATGGCTGACATTGAAGCTGGCACGGTATCCACTGATTCTAATAGTTCAAGAAGGTCACAAGATGACACAGCGACATTAATCCCAAATAGTGGCAATTTAGAAGGTTCAAGTCACAGAGCCACAAAGACCACCAGGTTCAAAGATGAGGACGAGGTTGTGGAGATTACCCTTGATGTCCAACGTGATTCGGTGGCAATCCAAGACGTCAGAGCAGTTGATGATGGTGGCTCAGGGCACGGCGGTGGGTTTGATGGCCTGTCATCTTCCTCGTCAAGGGGTGGCAAGCTGTCATCGAAATTCAGGCAGGTGACTAACGGGCTAAAGCTCAAGAATCCAAGCAAGAAGGTGCCACAGGCGCCAGCACCAAAGACCGTAAGGAAGAGATTTGACCGAAGCAAGAGTACTGCTGCGGTGGCACTCAAAGGCTTGCAGTTTGTGACTGCGAAAGTTGGCAATGACGGCTGGGCTGCGGTGGAGAAACGATTCAATCATCTACAGGTTGATGGCATGCTGCTCCGTTCAAGATTTGGGAAATGCATTG GGATGGAAGGTTCTGACGAGTTTGCAATGCAAATGTTTGATTCATTGGCGAGGAAGAGAGGGATAGTGAAGGAATTGCTGACTAAGGATGAGCTGAAAGATTTCTGGGAGCAACTGAGTGATCAGGGTTTCGACAACCGTCTCCAGACATTCTTTGACAT GGTTGACAAAAATGCAGACGGAAGAATCACAGCAGAGGAAGTTAAGGAG ATTATTGCCCTTAGTGCATCAGCAAATAAACTCTCCAAGATCAAGGAGCGAGCTGATGAGTACACCGCACTCATAATGGAAGAGCTTGACCCTAACAACTTGGGCTACATAGAG CTCGAGGACTTGGAGGCACTCTTGCTGCAGTCACCATCTGAAGCTGTTGCAAGATCTACGACCACCCACAGCTCAAAACTTAGCAAAGCTCTTAGCATGAAGCTCGCACCTAGCAAGGACACGAGTCCATTTCGCCACTACTGGCAAGAGTTGTTGTACTTTCTAGAAGAAAACTGGAAGCGCATATGGGTTGTGACTCTCTGGCTCTCAATCTGCGTTGTCCTTTTCATTTGGAAGTTCATCCAGTATCGTAACCGAGCTGTATTTCACATCATGGGCTACTGTGTGGCCACTGCAAAAGGTGCTGCTGAGACCCTGAAATTCAATATGGCACTGGTTCTTCTTCCTGTTTGTCGAAACACAATCACTTGGATTCGATCAAAGACAAAGATTGGAGCTGTTGTACCCTTCAACGACAACATAAATTTTCATAAG GTAATAGCTGCAGGTGTTGCGGTTGGTGTTGCTTTGCATGCAGGTGCTCATCTGACATGTGATTTTCCTCTCCTGCTCCATGCGAGTGATGAAAAATATGAACCAATGAAGCCTTTCTTTGGGGATAAAAGGCCACCAAATTATTGGTGGTTTGTAAAAGGAACTGCAGGATGGACAGGTATTGTGATGGTAGTGCTCATGTCAATAGCTTTTGTATTAGCCCAGCCATGGTTCCGACGTAACAAGCTCAAGGACACTAATCCACTCAAGAAGATGACTGGTTtcaatgccttttggtttacACACCACCTATTTGTTATCGTGTATGCACTGCTCATCGTCCATGGATCAAGTTTGTATCTAACCAAGGAGTGGTACAAGAAATCG ACATGGATGTACATCGCTTATCCTGTCTTCTTATATTTATGTGAGCGTATTGTTCGGTTATTTAGGAGCCATGATGCAGTGAAGATTCAGAAG GTAGCAGTATATCCAGGGAATGTGTTGGCTCTTTACATGTCTAAGCCACCTGGTTTCAGATATCGGAGTGGGCAATACATCTTCATAAATTGCCGTGCTGTATCTCCATATGAATG GCATCCATTTTCCATTACATCGGCACCAGGTGATGATTACCTTAGTGTGCACATTCGCACAAGGGGTGATTGGACTTCTCGGCTTAGGGCTGTCTTTTCTGAG GCATGCCGGCCTCCCGCTGATGGAGAAAGTGGACTCCTCAGAGCTGACCTCTCTAGGGGAATCACTGACGGCAACGCAAG ATTCCCTAAACTTCTGATCGATGGGCCATATGGTGCTCCAGCACAAGATTACCGGGAATACGATGTGCTACTGCTCATTGGACTAGGCATTGGAGCCACCCCTTTGATCAGCATTGTGAAGGATGTCCTTAACCACCTCCAGCGTGGGGGTTCGGTTGGTGGAACAGAGCCTGAGGCCAGTGGCAAGCCAAAGAAGAGACCATTCATGACGAAGAGAGCTTACTTCTACTGGGTCACAAGAGAAGAGGGGTCCTTCGAATGGTTCAGAGGGGTGATGAACGAGGTGGCTGAGAAGGACAAGGATGGAGTGATTGAGCTCCACAACCATTGCTCGAGCGTATATCAGGAAGGCGATGCTCGTTCCGCGCTCATTGTCATGCTCCAAGAACTCCAGCATGCAAAGAAGGGTGTGGATATCTTGTCCGGAACCAGTGTCAAGACTCACTTTGCCAGGCCTAATTGGCGAAGCGTCTTCAAGCGTGTCGCAGTCAACCATGAGAATCAACGCGTCG GTGTCTTCTACTGTGGTGAGCCTGTTCTTGTGCCACAGCTGCGGCAGTTGTCAGCAGATTTCACCCACAAGACAAACACCAAATTCGAGTTTCACAAGGAGAATTTCTAA